A portion of the Punica granatum isolate Tunisia-2019 chromosome 7, ASM765513v2, whole genome shotgun sequence genome contains these proteins:
- the LOC116214064 gene encoding two-component response regulator-like APRR1 isoform X1, which translates to MECLELNLNKEVGDAGEGGGGGVGGGGGGGGGGGGSNPNPKGGSDGFIDRSKVRILLCDNNPKSSEEVLPLLLKCSYQVTSVRSARQVIDALNAEGPDIDIILAEVDIPMSKGMKMLKYITRDKELRRIPVIMMSAQDEVSIVVKCLRLGAADYLVKPLRTNELLNLWTHMWRRRRMLGLAEKNISNYEIDLVASDPSDANTTSTTLFSDDTDDRSRRTTNPDVLPTHQEEEPVVTAPQTATVTASEPPTHNVRDCLPDVPGISDRRTGEHSLLMGNGEDRDVLALLNYEGQLSSGPKKSELKVGESSAFFTYVKSSIVRNNSLPAPHANGNAAQTLRPEERVPAEAEQVAYDPRVHENGEAWEKSSQGDDFPSSSSIPDSLSLERSCTPPVSTDYLQQQRNYVGEKLPSHMVVPPRNDPHHEVSGLGLQGTYPYYVPGVVNQVMIPSSSAQMYQKNLHDLQNHHAAPYPLPHCSPHMTGLPSFPYYPVSICLQPGQVSSPPSWPSFGNAPVSETKMSNVDRREAALIKFRQKRKERCFDKKIRYVNRKRLAERRPRVRGQFVRKVNGVNVDLNGQPAMADDDEDELEDEEDVDPPDSSLRTEFQNIDMIYFSPLQELLFQSLNPKMLINQGGAFFPSTSSGGSGSVQFSSSALIYGPLRITT; encoded by the exons ATGGAGTGTTTGGAGCTGAATTTGAACAAAGAAGTCGGAGATGCTGgcgaaggaggaggaggcggtgttggaggtggtggtggtggtggtggtggtggtggtgggagCAATCCCAACCCTAAGGGAGGAAGTGATGGTTTTATTGATCGGAGCAAAGTGAGGATTTTGTTGTGCGATAACAACCCGAAGAGCTCGGAAGAGGTCCTTCCGCTTCTTTTGAAATGCTCTTATCAGG TGACTTCTGTAAGATCAGCAAGGCAGGTAATAGATGCCCTGAATGCTGAGGGACCAGACATTGATATTATCCTAGCTGAAGTCGACATTCCTATGTCCAAAGGCATGAAGATGTTGAAGTACATCACACGTGATAAAGAGTTACGACGCATTCCTGTGATTA TGATGTCGGCCCAGGATGAGGTCTCAATTGTTGTCAAGTGCTTGAGGCTAGGAGCAGCAGACTATCTTGTGAAGCCATTGCGCACTAATGAACTACTGAACTTATGGACCCACATGTGGAGGAGGCGGCGCATG CTTGGATTGGCGGAGAAAAACATTTCGAACTATGAAATTGATCTGGTGGCGTCAGACCCTAGTGATGCAAATACAACTAGCACGACACTTTTCTCAGATGACACTGATGATAGGTCCAGGAGGACCACCAACCCTGATGTGTTACCCACACATCAAGAAGAAGAG CCTGTTGTTACTGCTCCTCAGACAGCTACTGTGACTGCTTCTGAGCCACCAACTCATAATGTTCGAGATTGCCTTCCTGATGTACCTGGCATCAGTGATCGCCGGACAGGTGAGCACTCTTTGCTTATGGGAAACGGTGAAGATAGAGATGTCTTAGCTCTGCTAAATTACGAAG GACAATTATCTTCTGGTCCTAAGAAGAGCGAGCTGAAGGTTGGGGAGTCATCAGCATTCTTCACATACGTAAAATCAAGCATTGTCAGGAACAATTCACTCCCTGCTCCCCATGCCAATGGCAACGCTGCCCAGACTTTGAGGCCCGAAGAGAGAGTCCCTGCAGAGGCTGAGCAGGTTGCTTATGATCCACGAGTACATGAAAATGGAGAAGCATGGGAGAAATCCTCCCAAGGGGATGACTTCccaagcagcagcagcattCCTGATTCTCTCTCTTTGGAAAGATCTTGCACCCCACCCGTATCAACTGATTACTTGCAGCAGCAGAGGAACTATGTTGGGGAAAAGTTACCTTCTCATATGGTCGTTCCCCCAAGGAATGACCCACATCACGAAGTGTCAGGATTGGGCCTACAGGGCACTTATCCTTATTATGTGCCGGGGGTTGTTAACCAAGTTATGATACCCTCGTCTTCTGCACAAATGTATCAAAAGAACCTCCACGACTTACAAAATCATCACGCTGCCCCTTATCCTCTCCCGCATTGCTCTCCTCACATGACAGGATTGCCTTCTTTCCCTTATTACCCAGTAAGCATTTGCTTACAACCTGGGCAGGTCTCTTCGCCCCCCTCGTGGCCTTCATTTGGGAACGCTCCAGTTTCAGAGACAAAAATGAGCAATGTTGACAGAAGAGAAGCTGCCCTGATCAAGTTTCGGCAGAAAAGGAAGGAGCGATGTTTCGACAAGAAGATCCGGTATGTAAACAGAAAACGGCTTGCTGAGAGGCGGCCTCGTGTGAGGGGACAGTTTGTGAGGAAGGTCAACGGTGTGAATGTGGACCTTAATGGTCAACCTGCTATGGccgatgatgatgaggatgaacTTGAGGATGAGGAGGACGTTGATCCACCAGATTCCTCCCTGAGAACGGAGTTTCAGAATATTGACatgatttacttctctcctcTCCAAGAATTATTATTTCAGAGTCTGAATCCCAAGATGCTGATTAATCAAGGTGGGGCATTTTTTCCGTCAACTTCATCCGGTGGGTCTGGTTCAGTTCAATTCAGTTCGTCAGCCTTGATCTATGGGCCATTGCGCATTACAACTTGA
- the LOC116214064 gene encoding two-component response regulator-like APRR1 isoform X2 — protein sequence MECLELNLNKEVGDAGEGGGGGVGGGGGGGGGGGGSNPNPKGGSDGFIDRSKVRILLCDNNPKSSEEVLPLLLKCSYQVTSVRSARQVIDALNAEGPDIDIILAEVDIPMSKGMKMLKYITRDKELRRIPVIMMSAQDEVSIVVKCLRLGAADYLVKPLRTNELLNLWTHMWRRRRMLGLAEKNISNYEIDLVASDPSDANTTSTTLFSDDTDDRSRRTTNPDVLPTHQEEEPVVTAPQTATVTASEPPTHNVRDCLPDVPGISDRRTGQLSSGPKKSELKVGESSAFFTYVKSSIVRNNSLPAPHANGNAAQTLRPEERVPAEAEQVAYDPRVHENGEAWEKSSQGDDFPSSSSIPDSLSLERSCTPPVSTDYLQQQRNYVGEKLPSHMVVPPRNDPHHEVSGLGLQGTYPYYVPGVVNQVMIPSSSAQMYQKNLHDLQNHHAAPYPLPHCSPHMTGLPSFPYYPVSICLQPGQVSSPPSWPSFGNAPVSETKMSNVDRREAALIKFRQKRKERCFDKKIRYVNRKRLAERRPRVRGQFVRKVNGVNVDLNGQPAMADDDEDELEDEEDVDPPDSSLRTEFQNIDMIYFSPLQELLFQSLNPKMLINQGGAFFPSTSSGGSGSVQFSSSALIYGPLRITT from the exons ATGGAGTGTTTGGAGCTGAATTTGAACAAAGAAGTCGGAGATGCTGgcgaaggaggaggaggcggtgttggaggtggtggtggtggtggtggtggtggtggtgggagCAATCCCAACCCTAAGGGAGGAAGTGATGGTTTTATTGATCGGAGCAAAGTGAGGATTTTGTTGTGCGATAACAACCCGAAGAGCTCGGAAGAGGTCCTTCCGCTTCTTTTGAAATGCTCTTATCAGG TGACTTCTGTAAGATCAGCAAGGCAGGTAATAGATGCCCTGAATGCTGAGGGACCAGACATTGATATTATCCTAGCTGAAGTCGACATTCCTATGTCCAAAGGCATGAAGATGTTGAAGTACATCACACGTGATAAAGAGTTACGACGCATTCCTGTGATTA TGATGTCGGCCCAGGATGAGGTCTCAATTGTTGTCAAGTGCTTGAGGCTAGGAGCAGCAGACTATCTTGTGAAGCCATTGCGCACTAATGAACTACTGAACTTATGGACCCACATGTGGAGGAGGCGGCGCATG CTTGGATTGGCGGAGAAAAACATTTCGAACTATGAAATTGATCTGGTGGCGTCAGACCCTAGTGATGCAAATACAACTAGCACGACACTTTTCTCAGATGACACTGATGATAGGTCCAGGAGGACCACCAACCCTGATGTGTTACCCACACATCAAGAAGAAGAG CCTGTTGTTACTGCTCCTCAGACAGCTACTGTGACTGCTTCTGAGCCACCAACTCATAATGTTCGAGATTGCCTTCCTGATGTACCTGGCATCAGTGATCGCCGGACAG GACAATTATCTTCTGGTCCTAAGAAGAGCGAGCTGAAGGTTGGGGAGTCATCAGCATTCTTCACATACGTAAAATCAAGCATTGTCAGGAACAATTCACTCCCTGCTCCCCATGCCAATGGCAACGCTGCCCAGACTTTGAGGCCCGAAGAGAGAGTCCCTGCAGAGGCTGAGCAGGTTGCTTATGATCCACGAGTACATGAAAATGGAGAAGCATGGGAGAAATCCTCCCAAGGGGATGACTTCccaagcagcagcagcattCCTGATTCTCTCTCTTTGGAAAGATCTTGCACCCCACCCGTATCAACTGATTACTTGCAGCAGCAGAGGAACTATGTTGGGGAAAAGTTACCTTCTCATATGGTCGTTCCCCCAAGGAATGACCCACATCACGAAGTGTCAGGATTGGGCCTACAGGGCACTTATCCTTATTATGTGCCGGGGGTTGTTAACCAAGTTATGATACCCTCGTCTTCTGCACAAATGTATCAAAAGAACCTCCACGACTTACAAAATCATCACGCTGCCCCTTATCCTCTCCCGCATTGCTCTCCTCACATGACAGGATTGCCTTCTTTCCCTTATTACCCAGTAAGCATTTGCTTACAACCTGGGCAGGTCTCTTCGCCCCCCTCGTGGCCTTCATTTGGGAACGCTCCAGTTTCAGAGACAAAAATGAGCAATGTTGACAGAAGAGAAGCTGCCCTGATCAAGTTTCGGCAGAAAAGGAAGGAGCGATGTTTCGACAAGAAGATCCGGTATGTAAACAGAAAACGGCTTGCTGAGAGGCGGCCTCGTGTGAGGGGACAGTTTGTGAGGAAGGTCAACGGTGTGAATGTGGACCTTAATGGTCAACCTGCTATGGccgatgatgatgaggatgaacTTGAGGATGAGGAGGACGTTGATCCACCAGATTCCTCCCTGAGAACGGAGTTTCAGAATATTGACatgatttacttctctcctcTCCAAGAATTATTATTTCAGAGTCTGAATCCCAAGATGCTGATTAATCAAGGTGGGGCATTTTTTCCGTCAACTTCATCCGGTGGGTCTGGTTCAGTTCAATTCAGTTCGTCAGCCTTGATCTATGGGCCATTGCGCATTACAACTTGA